DNA from Kitasatospora herbaricolor:
CCTTCGGGCTCAGCGTGCAGGACCGCGATCTGACCCGCGACGTCCAGACCGGCATGGACGCGGTGGAAGCCGCCCTCGCCGAGACCGTCAAGAGCGACGTCTCCTTCATCACCATCACCGCCAGCCACCTGATCGAGGCGGGCGGCAAGCGCTTCCGTCCGCTGCTGGTGATGCTCGCGGCACAGTTCGGCGACCCGTACGCCCCCGGCGTGGTGCCGGCCGCCGTGGTGGTCGAGCTGACCCACCTCGCGACGCTCTACCACGACGACGTGATGGACGAGGCGCCCGTCCGGCGCGGTGCCCCCAGCGCCAACTCCCGCTGGGACAACTCCGTCGCCATCCTCACCGGCGACTTCCTCTTCTCCCGCGCCTCCCAGGTGCTGGCCGACCTCGGCCCGGAGGCCGTCCGGCTGCAGGCCGACGCCTTCGAGCGGCTGGTGACCGGCCAGATCCTGGAGACGGCCGGCCCGGGGCCCGACGACGACCCGCTGCGGCACTACCTCGACGTGCTCGCCGGCAAGACCGGCTCGCTGGTCGCCGTCTCCTGCCGGTTCGGCTCCCTGATGGCGGGGGCCGAGCCGTGGGTGGTCGACATCCTGACCCAGTACGGCGAGCGGATGGGTATGGCCTTCCAGCTCG
Protein-coding regions in this window:
- a CDS encoding polyprenyl synthetase family protein, with the protein product MTVVGPFGLSVQDRDLTRDVQTGMDAVEAALAETVKSDVSFITITASHLIEAGGKRFRPLLVMLAAQFGDPYAPGVVPAAVVVELTHLATLYHDDVMDEAPVRRGAPSANSRWDNSVAILTGDFLFSRASQVLADLGPEAVRLQADAFERLVTGQILETAGPGPDDDPLRHYLDVLAGKTGSLVAVSCRFGSLMAGAEPWVVDILTQYGERMGMAFQLADDVLDIASDGHESGKTPGTDLREGVPTLPILLLQQMPADQDDPADARLRELLQLDLADDDLHAEALRLLRKHPALERARRETLRYAEEARALLDPLPECPAKAALQGLCDAVAIRTM